In Mycteria americana isolate JAX WOST 10 ecotype Jacksonville Zoo and Gardens chromosome 5, USCA_MyAme_1.0, whole genome shotgun sequence, one DNA window encodes the following:
- the LOC142410190 gene encoding uncharacterized protein LOC142410190 produces MTASDSKLPSAAPASTLPRCAFAHHSLLKVWASLATVPQISFRNDESPVGASRPGNRRLAEGTCAGAEGRGAAPLRGLPWAGPAPADSRPAGYSPRRPGCSGDRRDGPGSPGACPRALTKWRRSPGRRGPPLPRRRQGRAAPRTSRRLGPGGRRGGGGPAPPCAARCVPGARAISGGAAGRRGCPMAAPAMAEPRSKRPRVTLPACPAHRPLPGSRVRQSFPPVVEEGLCGVTGALLELAYCLQALGEYFDQSHVALPNVSKFFLHQALEERKAAEALMKYQQERGGHYCSKTIQKPNCEYAVGLMKALEVAMVQWKTMIRYFEELYALSIENADPHSASTIKKQFIGPKIRKIKLMGDLLTNARRLDCSQDGRNSLGDYFMDRLQKEFRTGIEPEPSQHCSPCPPLQQCTGAAEGPKRPQRESSQHRNGIGPIYATIHCTTTLPQCNDGTGAKVKQGREGL; encoded by the exons ATGACTGCATCTGACTCCAAGCTACCATCAGCTGCTCCGGCCTCGACTCTGCCACGCTGCGCTTTCGCACATCACTCACTACTGAAAGTGTGGGCGTCCCTGGCTACCGTCCCTCAAATAAGCTTTAGAAATGACGAGTCACCGGTCGGAGCTTCCCGCCCTGGCAACCGACGCCTGGCAGAGGGGACGTGCGCTGGGGCTGAGGGGCGAGGTGCCGCACCGCTTCGTGGGCTGCCGTGGGCCGGCCCGGCACCTGCCGACTCGCGCCCCGCCGGCTATTCGCCGCGCAGGCCGGGCTGCAGCGGAGATCGCCGAGACGGACCAGGCTCCCCGGGCGCCTGCCCACGGGCACTCACGAAATGGCGGCGctcgcccggccgccgcggcccaCCCCTCCCCCGGCGGCGGCAAGGGCGGGCAGCCCCACGCACCTCCCGTCGGCTAGggccgggagggaggcggggagggggcggcccggcgcCGCCGTGCGCGGCAAGGTGTGTCCCAGGTGCCCGGGCTATAtcaggcggcgcggcggggcggcgcggctgCCCTATGGCGGCGCCCGCCATGGCCGAGCCGCGCTCCAAGCGGCCCCGCGTCACGCTGCCCGCCTGCCCGGCGCACCgcccgctgcccggcagccgcGTGAGGCAGAGCTTCCCGCCCGTCGTGGAGGAAGGCCTCTGCGGTGTCACCGGCGCCCTGCTGGAGCTCGCCTACTGCCTGCAGGCGCTG GGTGAATATTTTGATCAGTCGCATGTCGCTCTACCAAATGTTTCAAAGTTCTTCTTGCATCAAGCtctggaagagagaaaagctgcagaggcTTTGATGAAGTATCAGCAAGAAAGAGGAGGCCATTACTGTTCTAAAACCATCCAG aAACCAAACTGTGAGTACGCAGTCGGTCTGATGAAGGCCCTGGAAGTAGCAATGGTACAGTGGAAAACTATGATACGATATTTTGAAGAGCTTTATGCCCTGAGTATTGAAAATGCAGACCCTCATAGTGCAAGCACTATCAAGAAACAATTTATCGGGCCCAAAATCCGGAAGATCAAGCTGATGGGAGATCTACTGACCAATGCTCGCAGGCTTGACTGTTCCCAAGATGGCAGAAACAGTCTTGGGGATTACTTTATGGACCGGTTGCAGAAAGAGTTCAGAACAGGCATAGAGCCAGAGCCTAGTCAGCactgcagcccctgcccacctctCCAGCAGTGTACAGGAGCTGCAGAGGGTCCGAAGCGACCCCAGAGAGAATCTTCCCAGCACAGAAATGGCATAGGGCCAATATATGCAACCATACACTGCACTACCACGCTGCCACAGTGTAACGATGGGACAGGAGCAAAAGtgaagcagggcagggagggacttTAA
- the MYOD1 gene encoding myoblast determination protein 1, translated as MDLLGPMEMTEGSLCSFTAADDFYDDPCFNTSDMHFFEDLDPRLVHVGGLLKPEEHLHHHGHHHGHPHEEEHVRAPSGHHQAGRCLLWACKACKRKTTNADRRKAATMRERRRLSKVNEAFETLKRCTSTNPNQRLPKVEILRNAIRYIESLQALLREQEDTYYPVLEHYSGESDASSPRSNCSDGMMEYSGPPCSSRRRNSYDSSYYTESPNDPKHGKSSVVSSLDCLSSIVERISTDNSTCPILPPVETVAEGSPCSPPEGANLNDSGAQIPSPTNCTPLPQDNSNSSSSSNPIYQVL; from the exons ATGGACTTACTGGGCCCCATGGAGATGACGGAGGGCTCCCTCTGCTCCTTCACGGCCGCTGATGACTTCTACGACGACCCGTGCTTCAACACGTCGGACATGCACTTCTTCGAGGACCTGGACCCCCGGCTGGTGCACGTGGGGGGCCTGCTGAAGCCTGAGGAGCACCTGCACCATCACGGGCACCACCACGGGCACCCGCACGAGGAGGAGCACGTCCGGGCGCCCAGCGGGCACCACCAGGCCGGCCGCTGCCTGCTGTGGGCCTGCAAGGCTTGCAAGAGGAAGACCACCAACGCCGACCGCCGTAAGGCTGCCACCAtgagggagcggcggcggctcaGCAAGGTCAATGAGGCCTTTGAGACCCTCAAGCGCTGCACCTCCACCAACCCCAACCAGCGCCTGCCCAAGGTGGAGATCCTGCGCAACGCCATCCGCTACATCGAGAGCCTGCAAGCGCTGCTGCGAGAGCAGGAGGACACTTACTACCCGGTGCTGGAGCACTACAGCGGGGAATCGGATGCCTCCAGCCCCCGCTCCAACTGCTCCGACGGCATG ATGGAGTACAGTGGGCCTCCTTGCAGCTCTCGCAGAAGAAACAGCTATGACAGCAGCTACTACACAGAATCACCAAATG ATCCAAAGCATGGGAAGAGTTCTGTTGTTTCCAGCCTCGATTGCCTCTCAAGCATTGTAGAGAGGATTTCCACAGATAACTCCACATGTCCTATACTGCCTCCAGTGGAAACTGTTGCTGAAGGGAGTCCCTGTTCCCCCCCCGAAGGAGCGAATCTGAATGATAGTGGAGCCCAAATTCCTTCCCCCACCAACTGTACCCCACTTCCCCAGgataacagcaacagcagcagcagcagcaaccctATCTACCAAGTGCTATAA